Genomic segment of Arachis stenosperma cultivar V10309 chromosome 4, arast.V10309.gnm1.PFL2, whole genome shotgun sequence:
TTATCATATGAACCTTAGCTTTGTGAATGTCAATAATTATAATCCCAATTGTGTTCACGGGCTTCCtaacaaataatataataaaactaatCATTCATCACATTTATTTCTATATATAATCCCCCTTTCAACCCTCTAGTCATTCAACACACTCATATCAAATTAACAAACACAAAAACCAATTAACAAAATTGTGTGATATATATCATCAATGGCTGCTTCTTATTATAAGGGCATCAATGTTGCATCAACTTATGTAGTAGCCTTAATGTTATGCTTCAATCTACTGTCATTGACTAAGGTGAGTTCCAACTATGTCATTCCTACAATTCCAATACCTATTGAAAAGGGTACATGCCCTATAGATGCCCTTCAGTTAGGGGTGTGTGCCAATGTGTTGAACTTGGCTAAGGTCAAATTAGGGTCACCACCAACCCTACCATGTTGCAATCTCATTAAGGGTTTGGCTGATCTTGAAGCTGCTGCTTGCCTTTGCACTGCCCTTAAAGCCAATGTCCTTGGACTCAACCTTGATGTTCCTCTTTCCTTGAGCCTCATTCTCAACAATTGTGGAATTAACAACAGTGCTTTCAAGTGTAATTAAGTATTAAACTCATCATTgttgtttaattaatttgttatataATGTTCTTATATATATCTAGTATATCTGGTATTTGTTTGGTCATTGAGACATGACACAAATACAAAGACAGAGAGATTGAAAATGTATGTATTTCAATTacttttctatttaaaaattatttattaagaaATAGGCTATTTTATATACATATCTTTAACTCTAAATATATTTCCGTGTCTCTTTATCTTTGTATTTATATCATATTTCATTTGTCAAACACGTCTTATGTATGTGCATGTTTGTTGGTAattttgtgtgtgtgttttttttagTTGTGTGCTAATGTAGTTTTTCCTCTTGAGTGCTTACCAGTTACTATGCATGTTTTTGTGTTTTGCAAGTGTATATGGAAGATTACTCATCCTCCTTGCTCTTCATCAGTTTCTTCTATTGTCTATTTAATTAATGCATGGTTTAATAATGTATGTAttgagtaaaataaaaaatgtgctACTTGTAATTATTCTTATTACGCATTTGcatatattttttctctttgaaTTAACCTGCATGCAAATATTTCTCatataaaagaattaaaaaaagcGTAGAAAATGTCCAAATCAATTTAGAGGAAGTGTTTGGATTAATGTTTGTAAAGAGGAGTTTGTCTtaaattgattttataaatttgattttgataaaaaaaaaatgagttaGTATTAACGTGATTTATGTTTAGTAATTTTGTATTAGAGTGAATTATAATAAAATGAATATTGTTTAAAATACATTATTCAAAATTACGTTTGAatgaaaattattaaaaaaagacatgatgaatttatattatttaaaatcatattattttaacactatgtaattatcatttttttaaaaaaaaaacttaaatttatgTGTTCAAATTTAATACTCTTTTggtcataattttttaatattcttcTTAAGTACTCTttctatatttaattatattttttaatagaattaataatttatattataaaaaaataatagtaataaataaaatgtatactaattttataaacgtatagtaaaaattatacaaagtcaaataaaaaaataataaagttctataaaaaaatatgtatcaataaaaatggttaaaaaaattatataaataataaatactaaaaaattctattaaaaatacaataatatatataagtgaacataaaaaaaactttaaacaaaaatatccatactatgaataaaaaataaataaaaattaataaaaaaatcaaaatttaaccGAGAATACTAATTGTTCATATCCTGACGCAACGTTAAGGCCCAAGTCCAAATAAGTAAAAAGGACATAATCCATTAGATTGGCATCCCTTCTTAACCGACCTATTCGCAGGAGGTCGGGTTCGATGCTAGGAAGTCGGAAACGtggattagctggcagataaagcCTACTTGAATaggtaactgcccctaaaatctctcaactCACTTCTAAATAGTCCAACCTCAACTTTcttaagataaagggacggttatcctccttaaaaggtggaactactccaacggtggttatgggttcaccactatatatacactgacacccctcaggtatcacTAAGACCCCATACTCTCAAAACTTGCTTAgacccttgctgacttaggtattagagtgtctttgcaggtaccatcCCCCTTCTCCTTCATCCATACACAAGTCGAACGAAGGCTCCTAGTACGGAACCAAGTCAGAAGATCTTCTTGCTAAAACGATTGGGCCAGCCTTACGAGTCCAGCTcactaatctccggttacccatcgtaacattggcgccgttgccgaggacaCTC
This window contains:
- the LOC130974538 gene encoding 14 kDa proline-rich protein DC2.15-like, giving the protein MAASYYKGINVASTYVVALMLCFNLLSLTKVSSNYVIPTIPIPIEKGTCPIDALQLGVCANVLNLAKVKLGSPPTLPCCNLIKGLADLEAAACLCTALKANVLGLNLDVPLSLSLILNNCGINNSAFKCN